One genomic region from Quercus robur chromosome 4, dhQueRobu3.1, whole genome shotgun sequence encodes:
- the LOC126724025 gene encoding AAA-ATPase ASD, mitochondrial-like, whose translation MMMMGETWSQLGSLIATAMFLWAIFDKYFPQHLRSLILSHTKKLTSFVYPYIQIKFPEFTGEYLKRSEAYAAIETYLSSKSSSEAKNLKAVVVKDSSQPVQLSMDENEEVTDEYEGMKVWWGVKKIPPRTQSFSFYPEVEEKRYYKLTFHKSHRETLCGKYINHVLQEGKAITVRNRQRKLCINNPSQNWGGYRSTKWSHVTFEHPASFDTLAMDSKKKEEIINDLIKFREGKEYYAKIGKAWKRGYLLYGPPGTGKSSMIAAMANYLNYDIYDLELTTVKDNTELRRLLIETTSKSIIVIEDIDCSLDLTGQRKKKKEQEKDEEKKDPASKMAKGEEESSSKVTLSGLLNFIDGLWSACGGERIIVFTTNYVEKLDPALIRRGRMDMHIEMSYCGFEAFKVLAKNYLDVDSHELFATIDHLLEETDMTPADVAENLMPKSQNEDAETCLKKLIEAFKTAKEEATKKAEEEARLKAEKEEKEKHEDTQEDVKVDESLAKDVKENGVDVVKDDKTLGKEVKENGVTA comes from the coding sequence atgatgatgatgggggAAACATGGTCTCAACTAGGCTCTCTGATTGCGACTGCAATGTTTCTTTGGgccatttttgacaaatatttCCCTCAACATCTTCGTAGCCTAATCCTAAGTCACACTAAGAAATTGACTAGTTTCGTGTACCCTTATATCCAAATTAAGTTCCCTGAATTCACTGGCGAGTATCTTAAGCGCAGTGAAGCCTATGCTGCCATTGAAACATACCTCAGTAGCAAGTCCTCCAGCGAAGCTAAAAATCTTAAAGCAGTAGTTGTCAAAGACAGCAGTCAACCTGTACAACTGAGCATGGACGAGAACGAAGAAGTTACAGATGAATATGAAGGCATGAAGGTTTGGTGGGGTGTAAAGAAAATCCCCCCAAGAACACAGTCATTTTCTTTCTACCcagaggtggaggagaagaggTATTACAAGCTCACTTTCCATAAATCTCACCGAGAAACTCTCTGTGGGAAATACATCAATCATGTCCTGCAAGAAGGAAAAGCAATAACGGTGAGAAATCGACAAAGGAAGCTGTGCATCAACAATCCGAGTCAGAATTGGGGTGGCTACAGATCAACCAAATGGAGCCATGTCACTTTTGAGCACCCAGCAAGTTTTGACACTTTGGCCATGGACtcgaagaaaaaggaagaaatcaTCAATGACCTTATTAAGTTCAGGGAGGGAAAAGAGTATTATGCTAAGATTGGCAAGGCCTGGAAGCGTGGCTATCTTCTCTATGGTCCTCCCGGAACTGGTAAGTCTAGCATGATTGCTGCTATGGCTAACTACTTGAACTATGATATCTATGATCTTGAATTGACGACGGTTAAGGACAACACGGAGCTGAGGAGGCTTTTGATCGAGACGACAAGTAAGTCTATTATTGTGATTGAAGATATTGATTGCTCACTTGATCTTACGGGtcaacgaaaaaagaaaaaggagcaagAGAAGGATGAGGAAAAGAAGGACCCCGCTAGTAAAATGGccaaaggagaagaagaaagtagtAGTAAGGTCACTCTCTCTGGTTTGTTGAATTTTATAGATGGGCTTTGGTCAGCTTGTGGGGGAGAGAGGATCATTGTTTTCACCACTAATTATGTGGAAAAGCTTGATCCGGCTCTCATTAGGAGGGGACGTATGGACATGCACATAGAAATGTCCTATTGTGGCTTTGAAGCATTCAAGGTTCTTGCCAAGAATTATTTGGATGTTGACTCACATGAATTGTTTGCGACCATTGACCATTTGTTGGAGGAAACCGATATGACTCCTGCTGATGTTGCTGAGAATTTGATGCCTAAGTCACAGAATGAAGATGCTGAGACTTGTTTAAAGAAATTGATTGAAGCTTTTAAGACGGCCAAAGAGGAAGCAACAAAGAAGGCTGAGGAAGAGGCACGGTTAAAGgcagagaaagaagagaaagagaagcaTGAAGATACTCAAGAAGATGTGAAAGTTGATGAGTCGTTAGCTAAAGATGTCAAAGAGAATGGTGTTGATGTTGTGAAAGATGACAAGACATTGGGTAAAGAGGTGAAAGAAAATGGAGTCACCGCCTGA